In Cellulomonas sp. JZ18, the DNA window CCGTACGGCGTCATGTCGAGCAGCGCGAACACCGGGTTCGCGACCTCGACGCCCCGGCCGGTGACCGTGTACGTGAGGAAGACGCGGCCGCCGTCGCGCAGGAAGCAGGCGAACGAGCCCATGTCCTCCCCAGCGGTGGCGGGGTGTCGCGGACCGAGTACCAGGGCTGCGCGTAGCCCATGAACGCGACGAACGGCGCGACCTCGTCCCACGGACCGGTGGTGACGACGGCGAGGGAGACGCCGGCCGCGTGCAGGTAGACGGCGGCGTCGTCGATGCTCCACGCGCTGACGGTGCAGCCCTCGCACTGGCCCTGGTGGGGCGCGCCGTCGTGCCACATGTGCCGGTAGACGACCAGCTCGTCGCGCCCGGCGAACAGGTCGAGGAGCGGCACCGGGCCGTCCGCCCCGACGACCTGCGCCGCGGCGTCGACCTCGACCATCGGCAGGCGGCGGCGCTCGGCCGTGAGGGCGTCCCCGGCGCGCGTGTGCGCCTTCTCCCGGACGAGGAGCTCGTCGCGGGCGGCCTGCCAGGTGGCCGCGTCCACCACGGGCGGACGGCCCGGCTCCGTCGTGCGTGCGGTGGTGGTGTGCTCGGGTGCGCTCGTCATCGTGCCCTCCGTGTCGTGCCGTGTCGTGCCGTGCCGTGCCGTGGCGGTGGCGGGCGCGCCGGCGACGCGCACCGCGGGTCACCGGGGCAGACACGCGGCGGCGGCGGAACTCACCGGGCGGGCGTGGCGGGACCGGGGTCAGGCGTCCGCCCACGCCTCCGCGGACGTCGTCACGGGCTGCCCGGTGCGGGCCGACTCCTGCATCGCGATGCCCAGCAGGTGGTCCTGCATGCCGTCCGCCAGCGGGTACGGCGGCGGCGCCTCGCCCCGCACCCACGCGCCCGTGCCGTCGATCAGGTGCGCGACCGCGAGGTCGTCGTCGGCCAGGCGCGCCCCGACGAACGGGTTGCGGTAGAGCACGCGCCCCTCGAACGACAGGTGCATGAGGTCGAAGCCGTCCATGTCCTGCTCGATGCCGTGCATGCGCCGCTCGATGCGCGAGGTCACCTGCGTGCGCGGGTCGACCCAGCGGGTCACCGCGTCGTCGACGACCTCGCCGAGCGAGCCGCGCACGACGACCCGGTTGGCCCGCAGCGGGTTGTGCCACTGGTTGTCGGTGAAGTCGTAGAGGACGTGGCGGCCGCCGCCGAGGTCGAGCGTCGCGAGGAGCGTGCGGGCGTCCGTGGGCTCGGTGGCGTCGGTCCAGCCGTGCCGGTTCATGGGGTCGACCAGCGGGGCGGTGAACTCGCGCGCGTGCACCGTGACCGGTCCGCGGCCGACGCCGAGCAGCCGCCGGGCCAGCCCGATCGCGTGGTACTGGTGCGTCGAGGACACCTGCACGCTCGTCGCCGCGCCGATCAGGCCCTCGTCCACGATGCGCTTGCGTGCCTGGTGCACCGGCAGGAACGGGCTGTGCTCGGCGACCTGCACGAGGCCCGTCGCGCCGACGTCCGCCCACAGCGCGCGCATGGCGTCGACGTCCGGGGCGGGCGGGGTCTCCGCCAGCACGGGGACGGACGCGTCGACGAGCTCGCGGACGACGTCCGGCGTCACGGGCCACGGCGTGCCGGTGACCACGAGCTCGGGGCGGTCGGGGGCCGCACCGGCACCCGGCACGGCCCCGGTGACCAGCTCCTCGACCGTCCGGACGGTCGGCACGCCCCACGTCGCCTCGACCTCGGCACCACGCTCGGCGGTGCGCGTCACGACGCCCGTGCACGTGAACCGCTCCGGCATGAGCCGCGCCATCCGCACGAAGAAGGACGAGCGCCAGCCGGAGCCGACCACGCCGAAGCGGACGGGTGCGGGGGAGTGCTGCGTCATGGACCGTCCTCGTCGTCGAGCCGTCGCGTCCCGTCGACCCTAACCGCGCGCTGCCGGGGCGCTCGCGGGGGCCGCGCCGTGGCTGCTGCCCTCCGCGCGCCCGGCGTGGCAGCGTGGGCCCGCCGGTCCGCGTGCCGGCCCGTCCCCGAGAGGAACCCGCCCGTGCGAGCAGCCGACGTCCTCGTCGCCCTGGTCCGCGGCGCGTTCGCCACGCTCGCGCTCGCGGGCACGCAGGGGATCTGGCGCGACGGCGACCTGCCGGGGCTCGTGTACTTCACGAACATCTCGAACCTGTCGTTCGCCGTCGTCATGGTGTGGGCCGCGGTGGCGTCCCTGCGGGGGCGGGGGCAGCCGCCGGCGGTGCTCAAGGTGGGCGTGACGCTGTTCCTCGCGATCACGGGGCTGGTGTCGTTCCTCGTCCTGGCCCCCGAGTCGCCCGACGCCCCCGTGGTCGCGTTCGGGCTCACGGGCGGGCAGATCGAGCACGAGTGGACCCCCGTGCTGGCGTTCCTCGACTTCCTGCTCCTCGACGCGCACCGGCGGCTGCGCCTGCGCGCGGTGGGGTGGTGGCTCGTCGCGCTGCTGGCGTACTGCGCGTTCACGACGACGCGCGGCCTGCTGCGGCCCGACCTGGGCTACCCGTACGGGTTCATCGACCTGGGGGCGCTCGGGTGGGACGGGCTGGCGCTCAACGTGCTGCTCTACGGCGTCGCGTTCGCGCTGCTCGGGCTGGTGCTCGTGCTGCTCGAC includes these proteins:
- a CDS encoding DUF899 family protein yields the protein MTSAPEHTTTARTTEPGRPPVVDAATWQAARDELLVREKAHTRAGDALTAERRRLPMVEVDAAAQVVGADGPVPLLDLFAGRDELVVYRHMWHDGAPHQGQCEGCTVSAWSIDDAAVYLHAAGVSLAVVTTGPWDEVAPFVAFMGYAQPWYSVRDTPPPLGRTWARSPASCATAAASSSRTRSPAGASRSRTRCSRCST
- a CDS encoding Gfo/Idh/MocA family protein gives rise to the protein MTQHSPAPVRFGVVGSGWRSSFFVRMARLMPERFTCTGVVTRTAERGAEVEATWGVPTVRTVEELVTGAVPGAGAAPDRPELVVTGTPWPVTPDVVRELVDASVPVLAETPPAPDVDAMRALWADVGATGLVQVAEHSPFLPVHQARKRIVDEGLIGAATSVQVSSTHQYHAIGLARRLLGVGRGPVTVHAREFTAPLVDPMNRHGWTDATEPTDARTLLATLDLGGGRHVLYDFTDNQWHNPLRANRVVVRGSLGEVVDDAVTRWVDPRTQVTSRIERRMHGIEQDMDGFDLMHLSFEGRVLYRNPFVGARLADDDLAVAHLIDGTGAWVRGEAPPPYPLADGMQDHLLGIAMQESARTGQPVTTSAEAWADA
- a CDS encoding Pr6Pr family membrane protein → MRAADVLVALVRGAFATLALAGTQGIWRDGDLPGLVYFTNISNLSFAVVMVWAAVASLRGRGQPPAVLKVGVTLFLAITGLVSFLVLAPESPDAPVVAFGLTGGQIEHEWTPVLAFLDFLLLDAHRRLRLRAVGWWLVALLAYCAFTTTRGLLRPDLGYPYGFIDLGALGWDGLALNVLLYGVAFALLGLVLVLLDRVLPAHALVGTAGHEPARDGNGAGPDARGVADRS